A single genomic interval of halophilic archaeon DL31 harbors:
- a CDS encoding hypothetical protein (KEGG: hbo:Hbor_34810 transcriptional regulator, ArsR family) — protein sequence MSETEQESVADLPPSAKLVHLVLQENSRMTQSEVTEETQLAGRTVRDALGRLESAGLVIEEICLKDARKRLYTAEASPASSAAGD from the coding sequence GTGAGCGAAACCGAGCAGGAGTCGGTCGCCGACCTTCCGCCGAGTGCGAAGTTGGTCCACCTCGTCTTGCAGGAGAACAGTCGAATGACCCAAAGCGAGGTCACTGAGGAAACCCAACTCGCTGGCCGGACCGTCCGTGACGCGCTGGGACGGCTCGAATCGGCTGGGCTCGTCATCGAGGAAATCTGCTTGAAGGACGCCAGGAAACGGCTCTACACCGCGGAGGCGAGCCCTGCGAGTAGCGCCGCCGGCGATTAA
- a CDS encoding hypothetical protein (KEGG: nmg:Nmag_2485 hypothetical protein) — protein MSREQDDPAEGRDAMTRTVEEARLLADQRREDGWDALVVPAVDTAPVPSDAEEREWGFVHIVPDNYAERVAAACETGSFPRYDIYRRRIGETVSFVTELLDPEHKTVLLVAGQYTTENATGLYHEATSEGTIRTMLQRLDGDRLARFEHEDVEKFFPDGMAARSGRQYYR, from the coding sequence GTGTCGCGCGAACAGGACGACCCGGCCGAGGGACGCGACGCGATGACCAGAACCGTCGAGGAAGCGCGGCTGCTGGCCGACCAGCGACGTGAGGACGGCTGGGACGCGCTGGTCGTACCGGCAGTCGACACCGCCCCGGTCCCAAGCGACGCCGAGGAGCGTGAGTGGGGGTTCGTCCACATCGTGCCCGACAACTACGCCGAGCGGGTCGCCGCAGCCTGCGAAACGGGCTCATTCCCGCGGTACGACATCTACCGCCGCCGCATCGGCGAGACGGTCTCGTTTGTCACTGAACTACTCGACCCGGAGCACAAAACCGTCCTGTTGGTCGCCGGGCAGTACACGACCGAGAATGCGACTGGCCTCTATCACGAAGCGACGAGCGAGGGGACGATCAGAACGATGTTGCAGCGGCTCGACGGTGACCGCCTGGCGCGCTTCGAACACGAGGACGTGGAGAAGTTCTTCCCCGACGGAATGGCCGCCCGCAGCGGTCGCCAGTACTATCGTTAA
- a CDS encoding Amidohydrolase 3 (PFAM: Amidohydrolase 3~KEGG: sti:Sthe_1925 amidohydrolase 3), whose amino-acid sequence MDADLVLTNGTVLTHTDRQPEAGAVAVVNDRITAVGGSDEISDAIGPNTKVIDLDGRTALPGFIDTHLHIPMGGRRMTHVNARSPPNESIADVQERLAERAAETPDGGWILVSGYNLGLVWENEGRHIDRWDLDEASPNNPVQVNSVGGHTGSIYNSGALEIAGIDAETPDTEPPAVIERDEADRPSGLVSEEAELPLHEAIPEESREERKAHVERAMEQLLSWGVTTAHEAKTTPEDLRIYQELLREEKLPVRVGMMLQGDAGPELGDDGADVLERLADAGIETGFGGDRLFVVGVKYFMDGAFTGRTAAMHEPYVGEPVAEDSPQYDGVLHISPEYFADRVQKAAEAGLRVCVHGQGDRGIDHILDAYEAALDPEEDHRFRIEHAGLTKPEQLDRIEELGLTVSSSISFLGADVSRNWVYWGEERMPWTYAVGSLQERGIPTAANGDWPVATGDPRVALKTAVTRETVTGETVGLDQRVDIDDALRLYGPDAAYLGFNEDEKGTLEPGKLADVTVLSEDPRAVEPSTLTDIDVEFTIISGEVKYDSERGVLN is encoded by the coding sequence ATGGACGCTGATCTCGTGCTAACAAACGGCACGGTGTTGACTCACACAGACAGGCAGCCTGAAGCGGGCGCCGTCGCCGTCGTCAACGACCGCATCACTGCCGTCGGCGGCTCCGACGAGATCTCCGACGCAATCGGACCGAACACGAAGGTGATTGACCTCGACGGGCGAACGGCGCTGCCGGGGTTCATCGACACCCACCTCCACATTCCAATGGGCGGCAGGCGGATGACCCACGTGAACGCGCGCTCGCCGCCGAACGAGTCCATCGCAGACGTGCAGGAGCGCCTGGCCGAGCGCGCCGCGGAGACGCCGGACGGAGGGTGGATCCTTGTGAGCGGCTACAACCTCGGTCTCGTCTGGGAGAACGAGGGCCGGCACATCGACCGCTGGGATCTGGACGAGGCGTCGCCGAACAACCCCGTGCAGGTCAACAGCGTCGGCGGCCACACCGGGAGCATCTACAACTCTGGGGCACTCGAGATTGCTGGCATCGACGCCGAAACTCCCGACACCGAACCGCCCGCGGTCATCGAGCGCGACGAGGCCGACCGACCCTCGGGACTGGTGAGCGAAGAGGCGGAGCTCCCACTCCACGAGGCGATTCCCGAGGAGAGCCGCGAGGAGCGGAAAGCCCACGTCGAGCGCGCAATGGAGCAGCTCCTCTCGTGGGGCGTGACGACCGCCCACGAGGCCAAAACTACGCCGGAGGACCTGCGGATCTATCAGGAGCTCCTGCGCGAGGAGAAGCTCCCCGTTCGGGTCGGGATGATGCTGCAGGGCGACGCCGGCCCCGAACTCGGCGACGACGGGGCTGACGTGCTTGAACGGCTGGCCGACGCCGGCATCGAGACGGGGTTCGGGGGCGACCGGCTGTTCGTCGTCGGCGTCAAGTACTTCATGGACGGGGCGTTCACCGGGCGAACCGCCGCGATGCACGAGCCGTACGTCGGCGAGCCCGTGGCGGAAGACTCGCCACAGTACGACGGCGTCCTCCACATCAGCCCAGAGTACTTCGCCGACCGGGTTCAGAAAGCCGCCGAGGCGGGGCTCCGCGTCTGTGTCCACGGGCAGGGCGACCGCGGCATCGACCACATCCTCGACGCCTACGAGGCCGCGCTCGACCCGGAAGAGGACCACCGGTTCCGCATCGAACACGCCGGGCTGACCAAGCCGGAACAGCTCGACCGTATCGAGGAGCTGGGGCTCACTGTCTCCTCCTCGATCAGCTTTCTCGGCGCCGATGTCTCCCGGAACTGGGTCTACTGGGGCGAGGAGCGGATGCCGTGGACCTACGCCGTCGGCTCGCTACAGGAGCGGGGCATCCCCACGGCGGCCAACGGCGACTGGCCGGTGGCGACCGGCGACCCGCGGGTTGCACTCAAAACCGCCGTGACCCGGGAGACGGTGACGGGTGAGACCGTCGGCCTCGACCAGCGCGTGGACATCGATGACGCGCTCCGACTCTACGGCCCCGATGCCGCCTATCTCGGCTTCAACGAGGACGAGAAAGGGACACTGGAGCCCGGGAAGCTCGCCGACGTGACCGTGCTCTCGGAGGATCCGCGGGCGGTCGAGCCGTCGACGCTGACGGATATTGACGTGGAGTTCACCATCATCAGCGGCGAGGTTAAGTACGACAGCGAGCGGGGCGTGCTGAACTGA
- a CDS encoding ferredoxin (KEGG: hje:HacjB3_12600 DnaJ N-terminal domain-containing protein~PFAM: Ferredoxin; Heat shock protein DnaJ, N-terminal~SMART: Heat shock protein DnaJ, N-terminal) produces the protein MDSPHEVLGVEPDADEATVVRAYRRRVKETHPDQGGVAAEFQRVQDAYAAIEAGEAETTAVPDARDIDTDGVDTEAADPEPAEAQADAARLEYLDYAVLAEQGWEIDDGDLFEKASKADLDPDAYGRLLVNAGETILEAAEERGFSWPFACRGGACANCAVALIEGEVNMPSNHVLSDGMVDEGIRLSCMSRPASDELKLVFNVEGLPGLEELRLPSQQFR, from the coding sequence GTGGACTCCCCGCATGAGGTTCTGGGTGTCGAACCGGACGCCGACGAGGCGACGGTCGTCCGTGCCTATCGGCGCCGGGTGAAGGAAACCCACCCCGACCAGGGTGGTGTGGCTGCGGAGTTCCAACGTGTACAGGACGCCTACGCTGCAATCGAGGCCGGAGAGGCCGAAACCACAGCGGTGCCCGATGCGAGGGATATTGATACCGACGGCGTCGACACCGAGGCGGCTGATCCGGAGCCGGCCGAGGCCCAGGCCGACGCCGCGCGACTGGAGTATCTCGATTATGCGGTGCTTGCCGAACAAGGGTGGGAGATCGATGACGGCGATCTCTTCGAGAAAGCGTCGAAGGCCGACCTCGATCCCGACGCCTACGGCCGGCTATTGGTTAACGCTGGTGAGACAATACTGGAAGCAGCGGAGGAACGCGGGTTCTCGTGGCCGTTCGCCTGCCGTGGCGGTGCCTGTGCAAACTGCGCGGTGGCCCTCATCGAAGGAGAGGTGAACATGCCCAGCAACCACGTGCTCTCCGATGGGATGGTGGATGAAGGGATTCGGCTCTCGTGTATGAGTCGGCCTGCGTCGGACGAACTCAAACTCGTGTTCAACGTCGAGGGGCTTCCCGGATTGGAGGAGCTCCGGCTCCCCTCCCAGCAGTTCCGGTGA
- a CDS encoding NADPH dehydrogenase (KEGG: hma:rrnAC0304 NADH-dependent flavin oxidoreductase~PFAM: NADH:flavin oxidoreductase/NADH oxidase, N-terminal), which yields MNYSLFEPLTLRETEVPNRVMVSPMCQYSCDARDGLATDWHLVHLGSRAAGGAGVVMAEATAVEPRGRISPEDLGLWSQKHADALAPVTQFIRGQGSIPAIQLAHAGRKASTRRPWEEGSSLVHEDKGGWTPKGPTEIPYPRDEENTAPTERMDADDIAAVVDSFVQSAEFALDAGFEIPEVHAAHGYLLHEFLSPVTNDRDDEYGGEFDGRAKLLREVCEGVRAVWPDDKPIFVRISATDWLPDRESWNVAQSARLASELADIGVDLLDVSGGGIHPGQQVPKTGPGYQVEYAETIREAVEGEMAVGAVGGITSPEYAEALLANNRADMAIIGREHLRNPYFAVHAGRELEAANAPEWPDQYKRA from the coding sequence GTGAACTACTCGCTGTTCGAGCCGCTGACCCTTCGGGAGACCGAGGTTCCCAACCGCGTGATGGTCTCGCCGATGTGTCAGTACTCCTGTGACGCCCGCGACGGCCTCGCGACTGACTGGCATCTGGTCCACCTGGGCAGCCGTGCCGCTGGCGGTGCCGGCGTCGTGATGGCCGAAGCAACCGCCGTCGAACCCCGGGGTCGCATCTCCCCGGAGGACCTCGGCCTCTGGAGCCAGAAGCACGCCGACGCGCTCGCCCCCGTCACACAGTTTATTCGCGGGCAAGGGAGCATCCCGGCCATCCAACTGGCTCACGCCGGTCGAAAGGCCAGCACCCGCCGGCCGTGGGAGGAGGGGTCCAGCCTCGTCCACGAGGATAAGGGCGGCTGGACACCGAAGGGGCCGACCGAGATACCCTACCCACGTGACGAGGAGAACACGGCGCCGACCGAGCGGATGGACGCCGACGACATCGCCGCCGTGGTGGATTCGTTCGTCCAGTCTGCCGAGTTCGCGCTGGACGCCGGCTTCGAGATTCCGGAGGTCCACGCAGCCCACGGCTACCTGCTCCACGAGTTCCTCTCGCCGGTGACCAACGACCGCGACGACGAGTACGGCGGCGAGTTTGATGGGCGGGCGAAGCTCCTGCGGGAAGTCTGTGAGGGGGTTCGGGCGGTCTGGCCCGACGACAAACCCATCTTCGTCCGCATCTCCGCGACCGACTGGCTCCCCGACCGCGAGTCCTGGAACGTTGCCCAGTCCGCCCGACTCGCGAGTGAACTTGCCGATATCGGTGTTGACCTTCTCGACGTGTCCGGTGGGGGTATCCATCCCGGCCAGCAGGTGCCCAAGACCGGGCCTGGCTATCAGGTCGAGTACGCAGAAACCATCCGCGAAGCTGTTGAGGGTGAGATGGCTGTCGGCGCCGTCGGGGGTATCACCTCCCCGGAGTACGCCGAGGCGCTGCTCGCGAACAACCGCGCGGATATGGCCATTATCGGCCGCGAACACCTCCGAAATCCCTACTTCGCGGTGCACGCGGGGCGGGAGCTGGAAGCAGCGAACGCGCCGGAGTGGCCCGACCAGTACAAGCGGGCCTGA
- a CDS encoding dipeptidyl aminopeptidase/acylaminoacyl peptidase (KEGG: hbo:Hbor_21670 dipeptidyl aminopeptidase/acylaminoacyl peptidase) codes for MSSVSNQLADHYRLTDLTEIAVSPDGERIAYVTSEFDAEADERLSSLFVVPSDGSRDPHRLTRVSSASSPKWSSSGDRLGFLAARDEDVALQAANDDPDVEAEKETEPKTQLWTFDLSLGGDARQLTTFEEGVSEFDWGPDGDRVVVTARDPTEDQQAYLDQREEGGPIEVTRLQHKYDGHGWLDDVTSYLFVVDVESRERTRIDEAYGAGAREIETGLSPAWSPDGDRIAFLSVRGDRPDDATYTDLYTIRPDGTGLEQLTDSDLATGGGKWGPNGRYLAFPGSDADHAYDPTTLHIADIEAGTTDDVSDSLDRPLGRGGAFYWTGDQTLLGLIGDEGRTRLVRFDATEDAPDRVYESQSALENIAQMSVGGETLALGISGPHESPNVHSLPLADVDADAAPVRLTDLNSELLEEYDEPGVEWIDFENEGQPVEALLYTPAEYEGEAPPLITTIHGGPISYDSPEFNYDYTFWTDRGYALLRVNYRGSSSYGGAFSAAIEGDWGNYEPADAIAGIEHVCEAGRVDEDRVFVTGFSYGGAQTAYILSQSDVATAGAAEHGIYDRYAYFGTGDSHNRMERDFGLPWEDGERYRDISSITDVDDIDVPLLVTAGDADWRCPSTQSEQLYVSVRKQGVDAKLVVYEDENHNIGDPDRAVHRLTELTEWFEAHGPSA; via the coding sequence ATGTCGAGTGTTAGCAATCAACTAGCAGACCACTATCGGCTCACAGATCTGACCGAGATCGCAGTTTCCCCTGACGGTGAGCGCATCGCGTACGTAACGAGCGAGTTCGACGCGGAAGCCGACGAACGGCTCTCGTCGCTGTTCGTCGTTCCTTCGGACGGTAGCCGTGACCCCCACCGACTGACCCGGGTCTCGAGTGCCAGCAGTCCGAAATGGTCGTCTTCGGGGGACCGGCTCGGCTTCCTCGCAGCACGCGATGAAGATGTTGCGCTCCAGGCGGCCAACGACGACCCGGATGTCGAGGCCGAGAAGGAAACGGAGCCGAAAACACAGCTCTGGACGTTCGACCTCTCGCTGGGTGGCGACGCTCGACAGCTCACCACGTTCGAGGAAGGTGTCAGCGAGTTCGACTGGGGACCCGACGGCGACCGGGTCGTTGTCACTGCTCGCGACCCCACCGAGGACCAGCAGGCGTATCTCGACCAGCGCGAAGAGGGCGGCCCCATCGAGGTGACCCGGCTCCAGCACAAGTATGACGGTCACGGGTGGCTCGACGACGTGACCTCCTACCTCTTCGTCGTCGACGTGGAAAGCCGCGAACGAACCCGTATCGACGAGGCCTACGGGGCTGGCGCTCGTGAGATAGAAACTGGGCTCTCACCCGCATGGTCCCCGGATGGCGACCGAATCGCCTTCCTGTCGGTTCGGGGCGACCGTCCTGATGACGCCACCTATACCGACCTCTACACCATTCGGCCCGATGGAACTGGACTCGAACAACTGACCGACAGCGATCTCGCGACCGGCGGCGGGAAGTGGGGCCCGAACGGGCGCTACCTCGCGTTCCCAGGCAGCGACGCCGACCACGCATACGATCCCACCACGCTCCACATCGCCGACATCGAAGCCGGCACCACCGACGACGTGTCCGACTCGCTTGACCGGCCGCTGGGCCGCGGCGGCGCGTTCTACTGGACCGGTGACCAGACGTTGCTGGGGCTCATCGGTGACGAGGGGCGCACGCGGTTGGTTCGCTTCGACGCCACCGAAGACGCCCCCGACCGCGTGTACGAAAGTCAGAGCGCGCTTGAGAATATCGCACAGATGAGCGTCGGCGGGGAGACGCTCGCGTTGGGAATCAGCGGTCCACACGAAAGCCCGAACGTCCACAGCCTCCCGCTCGCGGACGTGGACGCTGACGCCGCACCCGTGCGGCTCACAGACCTCAACAGCGAGCTTCTCGAGGAGTACGACGAGCCCGGCGTGGAGTGGATCGACTTCGAGAACGAGGGGCAGCCGGTCGAGGCGCTGCTCTACACCCCTGCCGAGTACGAGGGCGAGGCCCCGCCGCTCATCACGACGATTCACGGCGGCCCAATCTCCTACGACAGTCCGGAGTTTAACTACGACTACACGTTCTGGACCGACCGCGGCTACGCGCTGCTGCGGGTGAACTACCGTGGCAGTTCCTCCTACGGCGGCGCGTTCAGCGCCGCTATCGAGGGCGACTGGGGCAACTATGAGCCCGCGGACGCCATCGCGGGCATCGAGCACGTCTGCGAGGCGGGCCGGGTGGACGAGGACCGCGTGTTCGTCACCGGCTTCTCCTACGGCGGCGCCCAGACAGCGTATATCCTCTCACAGTCCGACGTCGCGACGGCCGGCGCCGCAGAGCATGGCATCTACGACCGCTACGCCTACTTCGGCACCGGCGATTCCCACAACCGCATGGAGCGGGACTTTGGCCTGCCGTGGGAGGACGGAGAGCGGTACCGCGATATTTCGAGCATCACCGATGTGGACGACATCGACGTGCCGCTGCTGGTCACCGCGGGCGATGCGGACTGGCGCTGTCCCTCGACCCAGTCCGAACAGCTCTACGTCAGCGTGCGCAAACAGGGCGTCGACGCTAAGCTTGTCGTCTACGAAGATGAGAATCACAACATCGGCGACCCGGACCGCGCAGTCCACCGGCTGACCGAACTCACTGAGTGGTTCGAGGCCCATGGCCCCAGCGCCTGA
- a CDS encoding hypothetical protein (KEGG: hje:HacjB3_09560 hypothetical protein): MSLSTEEIMEISLDLVGWDEVPADSGIHVSADDVETALVGIDLESPEIQLAEREGYDLVLAHHPPGGDPRVNFAPVLDKQVEFMTAHGVPEERAEEAVASLRLRMKHAGHSANYRHDPSIAEHLDQPYMNVHLAPDEIGRRRFREIADGLDDDASVGQFADVLGEIPEIEEAITNVELRLGERANDLGEVAIHHAAGTNGGSEVARAYFDNGVDTVLYIHIGAGDTATLQEEYGDTEKNLIVTGHIASDAIGMNEFIDALEAEGLECDTVSGCDIGR; the protein is encoded by the coding sequence ATGTCACTTTCCACGGAGGAAATCATGGAGATCAGTCTCGACCTCGTCGGCTGGGACGAGGTCCCCGCAGACAGCGGCATCCACGTCTCCGCCGACGACGTCGAGACGGCGCTGGTGGGTATCGACCTCGAGTCTCCCGAAATACAACTCGCTGAGCGTGAGGGGTACGACCTCGTGCTCGCACACCACCCGCCGGGCGGCGACCCGCGGGTCAACTTCGCGCCCGTGCTGGACAAGCAGGTGGAGTTCATGACTGCCCACGGCGTCCCCGAGGAGCGCGCTGAGGAAGCTGTCGCATCCCTGCGCTTGCGGATGAAGCACGCGGGCCACAGCGCGAACTATCGACACGACCCGAGCATCGCGGAGCATCTCGATCAGCCCTACATGAACGTCCACCTCGCACCGGACGAGATCGGCCGACGGCGCTTCCGCGAGATCGCCGACGGCCTCGACGACGACGCCTCAGTCGGCCAGTTCGCCGACGTGTTGGGCGAGATTCCGGAGATTGAAGAAGCGATTACGAACGTCGAACTCCGCCTCGGCGAGCGTGCGAACGACCTCGGCGAAGTGGCAATCCACCACGCCGCGGGCACCAACGGCGGCAGCGAGGTGGCGAGGGCCTACTTCGACAACGGCGTCGACACCGTCCTCTACATCCACATCGGCGCGGGCGACACCGCGACGCTGCAGGAGGAGTACGGCGACACGGAGAAGAACCTCATCGTCACCGGCCACATCGCGAGCGACGCTATCGGCATGAACGAGTTCATCGACGCGCTTGAAGCGGAAGGGCTGGAGTGCGATACGGTTTCGGGCTGCGATATCGGGCGGTAG
- a CDS encoding Cupin 2 conserved barrel domain protein (PFAM: Cupin 2, conserved barrel~KEGG: hje:HacjB3_00020 cupin 2 conserved barrel domain protein) produces the protein MWAAVEVVHMDVVKFDDAEQYEPEAGWQRRALAGSDRFTFEWFEKPPGHSSPMHDHENEQVCLCLEGELTVHTQTDSVALEKNDSVQLEPWEEHRVENESDERAVGLDVFAPGRGFEFWTDREE, from the coding sequence ATGTGGGCTGCGGTGGAGGTAGTTCACATGGACGTAGTCAAATTCGACGATGCCGAACAGTACGAACCCGAAGCCGGCTGGCAGCGCCGCGCGCTCGCCGGTAGCGACCGGTTTACCTTCGAGTGGTTCGAAAAGCCGCCGGGACACTCCTCGCCCATGCACGACCACGAGAACGAGCAGGTCTGTCTCTGTCTCGAGGGAGAGCTCACCGTTCACACGCAGACGGACTCAGTGGCGCTGGAGAAGAACGACTCAGTTCAGCTCGAGCCGTGGGAGGAACACCGTGTGGAAAACGAGAGCGACGAGCGTGCAGTCGGCCTGGACGTGTTCGCGCCGGGTCGCGGCTTCGAGTTCTGGACCGACCGGGAGGAGTAG
- a CDS encoding hypothetical protein (KEGG: hla:Hlac_2114 hypothetical protein): protein MGDDDMPLPATNTQTVEDDLPVVAELRPVITAIRCSENRTVFTEEENANGWLSTDLTVEIER from the coding sequence ATGGGAGACGACGACATGCCACTTCCTGCTACGAACACTCAGACGGTGGAGGACGACCTCCCCGTCGTCGCCGAACTTCGCCCCGTCATCACCGCGATACGGTGTTCGGAAAATCGGACGGTGTTCACCGAGGAAGAGAACGCCAACGGCTGGCTCTCGACCGACCTGACGGTCGAAATCGAGCGATAG
- a CDS encoding Ferritin Dps family protein (PFAM: Ferritin/Dps protein~KEGG: nph:NP3658A DNA-binding protein): MSTQKDRQVRREFGSVEESEALSIDEDRAEQLVDALNTDIANAYVLYHQLKKHHWYVEGAEFLEIHRFLEDCYVNLEQGADLLGERAQAIGGTPVTGMESLLEHATIEAEDDDIYDIRTSLENDLELYSEAIPGLREHVKLANNLGDFTTEEILRDVLETVEEDAHHVEHYLEDDTLVKD; encoded by the coding sequence ATGAGTACCCAGAAAGACCGGCAAGTACGTCGCGAGTTCGGCAGCGTCGAGGAGAGCGAGGCGCTGAGCATCGACGAGGACCGCGCCGAGCAGCTGGTCGACGCGCTGAACACGGACATCGCCAACGCCTACGTCCTCTACCACCAGCTGAAAAAGCACCACTGGTACGTCGAAGGCGCGGAGTTCCTCGAGATTCACCGCTTCCTCGAGGACTGTTACGTCAACCTCGAGCAGGGTGCAGACCTGCTCGGCGAGCGCGCACAAGCCATCGGCGGCACCCCCGTGACGGGGATGGAGTCGCTGCTCGAACACGCCACCATCGAGGCTGAGGACGACGATATCTACGACATCCGTACCTCCCTAGAGAACGACCTCGAACTCTACAGCGAGGCGATTCCAGGGCTGCGCGAGCACGTCAAGCTCGCCAACAACCTCGGCGATTTCACCACCGAAGAGATCCTGCGTGATGTGCTCGAGACCGTCGAGGAAGACGCTCACCACGTCGAGCACTACCTCGAAGACGACACGCTCGTCAAGGACTGA
- a CDS encoding AzlC family protein (PFAM: AzlC-like~KEGG: hma:rrnAC1920 branched-chain amino acid transport protein AzlC): MSREDLIAGLRAMAPLSVGIVPFALITGITAVSAGITPLQAVGMSIVVFAGASQLAVIELLGKDAPLTIVVLTAVVINLRFTMYSASIAPYFREESGFRRWLGAYILTDQAYALSVAEFRSSDSKSGSGIGFYFGAAAGLWLIWQVGTAVGALLGATIPAGLSLEFAVPLTFMALVFPAIEGRPTAVAAAVAAAVAVLAAPLPFNLGLLIAAFAGIGVGVVLEHRAGMFPTVDGELGDAEGVDGGESK; the protein is encoded by the coding sequence ATGAGTCGCGAGGACCTCATCGCCGGGCTCCGCGCGATGGCGCCGCTCTCGGTCGGCATCGTTCCCTTCGCGCTCATCACCGGTATCACCGCCGTCAGTGCCGGCATCACACCGCTGCAGGCCGTGGGGATGTCCATCGTCGTTTTCGCCGGTGCCTCACAGCTCGCGGTTATCGAACTGCTGGGTAAGGATGCGCCGCTGACTATCGTCGTGCTGACAGCGGTCGTCATCAACCTCCGGTTTACGATGTACAGCGCCTCCATCGCGCCCTACTTCCGCGAGGAGTCGGGGTTCCGTCGGTGGCTGGGGGCCTACATCCTGACCGACCAGGCCTATGCGCTCTCGGTCGCGGAGTTCCGTTCGAGCGATTCCAAGTCGGGGAGCGGTATTGGGTTCTACTTCGGCGCGGCTGCCGGGCTCTGGCTCATCTGGCAGGTCGGCACGGCCGTCGGCGCGCTGCTCGGCGCGACGATTCCCGCGGGGCTCTCCCTGGAGTTTGCGGTACCGCTGACGTTCATGGCGCTCGTATTTCCCGCTATCGAAGGCCGGCCGACTGCCGTGGCGGCTGCCGTCGCCGCCGCCGTCGCCGTACTCGCCGCGCCGCTCCCGTTCAACCTCGGACTACTGATTGCAGCCTTCGCGGGCATCGGTGTTGGCGTCGTTCTTGAGCACCGAGCTGGGATGTTCCCGACTGTCGATGGGGAGTTGGGAGACGCCGAGGGTGTAGACGGAGGTGAGTCGAAGTGA
- a CDS encoding branched-chain amino acid transport (PFAM: Branched-chain amino acid transport~KEGG: hbo:Hbor_06230 membrane protein), which yields MTTSYGPTEIWLVIVAAGILTFVLRLSFILLFGRIDTVPPRLVGVLRYVPAAVLAALVAPAILSVSVAPSLGLTYELPKLFAAGVAVVVAWRRESVLATIGVGMGALWLFQLLL from the coding sequence GTGACCACCAGCTACGGCCCGACCGAGATCTGGCTCGTGATCGTCGCTGCGGGCATCCTCACGTTCGTACTCCGGCTCTCGTTCATCCTCCTGTTCGGTCGTATCGATACCGTGCCGCCGCGGCTGGTCGGCGTGTTGCGCTACGTCCCGGCGGCGGTGCTGGCGGCGCTGGTCGCGCCCGCCATTCTCTCGGTTTCGGTGGCGCCGTCACTCGGGCTGACGTACGAACTCCCGAAACTCTTCGCAGCTGGGGTTGCCGTAGTTGTCGCCTGGCGTCGTGAAAGCGTGCTCGCGACCATCGGCGTTGGGATGGGGGCGCTCTGGCTGTTCCAACTGCTCCTCTGA